The following proteins come from a genomic window of Citrobacter europaeus:
- the rna gene encoding ribonuclease I, with amino-acid sequence MTSTWRYSSLLAALLLPVSAAQADELLAKQYADFDSYVLALSWQTGFCQSQHERNRQEPDECRLQKESANKADFLTVHGLWPSLPKSIAARGVDNRRWMRFGCATRPIPNLPEARASRKCAAPETGLSLESAAKLSAVMPGAGGRTCLERYEYAKHGACFGFDPDEYFGTMVRLNNEVKNSEAGKFLAENYGKTVSRSAFDAAIAKSWGQESIKAVKLSCHGNPAYLTEIQLSLKADTINQTLSPQSFLPQPHPGNCGKQFIIDKVGY; translated from the coding sequence ATGACATCAACATGGCGTTATTCTTCGTTGCTGGCAGCACTCCTGCTGCCCGTTTCTGCGGCTCAGGCCGATGAACTTCTGGCAAAACAGTACGCTGATTTTGACAGCTACGTGCTGGCCCTCTCCTGGCAAACCGGATTTTGTCAGAGTCAACACGAGCGTAATCGTCAGGAGCCTGACGAATGTCGTCTGCAAAAAGAGAGCGCGAACAAAGCAGATTTCCTGACCGTTCACGGTTTATGGCCCAGCCTGCCAAAATCCATCGCCGCCCGTGGAGTAGACAACCGCCGCTGGATGCGCTTTGGCTGCGCGACTCGCCCTATTCCCAACCTGCCTGAAGCACGCGCCAGCCGTAAATGCGCGGCCCCCGAAACCGGTCTGTCGCTGGAAAGCGCGGCAAAACTCAGCGCCGTAATGCCCGGCGCAGGCGGGAGAACTTGTCTGGAACGTTACGAGTATGCCAAACATGGCGCCTGTTTCGGCTTTGATCCCGACGAGTATTTCGGCACGATGGTACGGCTAAATAACGAGGTTAAGAACAGTGAGGCGGGCAAGTTCCTGGCGGAAAACTACGGCAAAACCGTCAGCCGTAGCGCATTTGACGCCGCCATCGCCAAAAGCTGGGGCCAAGAGAGCATCAAAGCCGTGAAGCTAAGCTGCCACGGCAATCCGGCGTATCTCACCGAGATCCAGTTGTCCCTGAAGGCCGACACCATCAACCAGACGTTATCCCCACAGTCATTCTTACCGCAGCCGCATCCGGGTAACTGCGGTAAACAGTTTATTATCGATAAAGTGGGATACTGA
- the uspG gene encoding universal stress protein UspG: protein MYNTIIMPVDVFEMELSDKAIRHAEFLAQDKGVIHLLHVLPGSASLSLHRFAADVRRFEEHLQHEAETRLQTMVGHFSIDPSRIKQHVRFGSVRDVVNELGEELNADVVVIGSRNPSISTHLLGSNASSVVRHATLPVLVVR from the coding sequence ATGTACAACACAATCATAATGCCTGTTGATGTATTCGAAATGGAACTGAGCGACAAGGCTATTCGCCATGCAGAATTTCTGGCCCAGGATAAAGGGGTTATCCATCTGCTGCATGTGCTGCCAGGCTCAGCGAGCTTAAGCCTGCACCGCTTTGCGGCAGATGTCCGTCGTTTTGAAGAGCATCTGCAACACGAAGCGGAAACCCGTCTGCAAACAATGGTCGGTCACTTCAGCATCGATCCTTCCCGTATTAAACAACACGTCCGCTTTGGCAGCGTCCGTGACGTGGTCAACGAGTTGGGTGAAGAGTTGAATGCGGATGTGGTCGTCATTGGATCGCGTAACCCATCAATCAGCACCCATCTGCTCGGCTCAAATGCTTCCAGCGTAGTTCGCCACGCGACGCTGCCGGTGCTGGTCGTGCGTTAA
- the ahpC gene encoding alkyl hydroperoxide reductase subunit C, translating into MSLINTKIKPFKNQAFKNGEFIEVTEKDTEGRWSVFFFYPADFTFVCPTELGDVADHYEELQKLGVDVYSVSTDTHFTHKAWHSSSDTIAKIKYAMIGDPTGALTRNFDNMREDEGLADRATFVVDPQGIIQAIEVTAEGIGRDASDLLRKIKAAQYVASHPGEVCPAKWKEGEATLAPSLDLVGKI; encoded by the coding sequence ATGTCTTTGATTAATACCAAAATTAAACCTTTCAAAAACCAGGCGTTCAAAAACGGTGAGTTCATCGAAGTAACCGAGAAAGATACCGAAGGTCGCTGGAGCGTCTTCTTCTTCTACCCGGCTGACTTCACCTTCGTATGCCCGACCGAACTGGGCGACGTTGCAGACCATTACGAAGAACTGCAGAAACTGGGCGTAGATGTGTATTCCGTATCTACTGACACCCACTTCACCCACAAAGCATGGCACAGCAGCTCTGACACCATCGCGAAAATCAAATACGCGATGATCGGCGACCCGACTGGCGCCCTGACCCGTAACTTCGACAACATGCGTGAAGATGAAGGTCTGGCTGACCGCGCAACCTTCGTTGTTGACCCGCAGGGTATCATCCAGGCAATCGAAGTTACCGCTGAAGGTATCGGCCGTGATGCGTCTGACCTGCTGCGCAAAATCAAAGCGGCTCAGTACGTCGCTTCTCACCCAGGTGAAGTTTGCCCGGCAAAATGGAAAGAAGGTGAAGCCACGTTAGCCCCATCTCTGGACCTGGTCGGTAAAATCTAA
- the rnk gene encoding nucleoside diphosphate kinase regulator, producing the protein MSRPTIIINDLDAERIDRLLEQPAFAGLPIADALNAELDRAQMCSPETMPHDVVTMNSRVKFRNLSDGEVRVRTLVYPANMTDSSTQLSVMAPVGAALLGLRVGDTIHWELPGGTSTHLEVIELEYQPEAAGDYLR; encoded by the coding sequence ATGTCCAGACCAACTATCATCATTAACGACCTCGATGCGGAACGCATTGACCGCCTGTTGGAGCAACCTGCGTTTGCTGGTTTACCGATTGCCGACGCCCTGAACGCCGAGCTGGATCGTGCCCAAATGTGTTCTCCAGAAACCATGCCGCACGATGTCGTAACCATGAACAGCCGCGTGAAATTCCGCAATCTGAGTGATGGCGAAGTCCGTGTGCGTACCCTGGTGTATCCGGCCAATATGACTGACAGCAGCACACAGCTTTCGGTAATGGCACCTGTCGGCGCTGCACTTCTGGGCCTGCGCGTTGGCGACACTATTCACTGGGAACTGCCTGGCGGGACCTCAACGCACCTCGAAGTCATCGAGCTTGAGTACCAGCCTGAAGCTGCAGGCGACTACCTGCGCTAA
- the ahpF gene encoding alkyl hydroperoxide reductase subunit F, with the protein MLDTNMKTQLRAYLEKLTKPVELIATLDDSAKSAEIKELLTEIAELSEKVTFKEDNTLAVRKPSFLITNPGSHQGPRFAGSPLGHEFTSLVLALLWTGGHPSKEAQALLEQIRDLDGDFEFETYYSLSCHNCPDVVQALNLMSVLNPRIKHTAIDGGTFQNEITDRNVMGVPAVYMNGKEFGQGRMTLTEIVAKVDTGAEKRAAEELNKRDAYDVLIVGSGPAGAAAAVYSARKGIRTGLMGERFGGQVLDTVDIENYISVPKTEGQKLAGALKAHVDDYDVDVIDSQSASKLVPAAQEGGLHQIETASGAVLKARSIIIATGAKWRNMNVPGEDQYRTKGVTYCPHCDGPLFKGKRVAVIGGGNSGVEAAIDLAGIVEHVTLLEFAPEMKADQVLQNKLRSLKNVDIILNAQTTEVKGDGSKVTGLEYRDRVSGDVHSVELAGIFVQIGLLPNTNWLEGAVERNRMGEIIIDAKCETSVKGVFAAGDCTTVPYKQIIIATGEGAKASLSSFDYLIRTTVA; encoded by the coding sequence ATGCTCGACACAAATATGAAAACCCAGCTCAGGGCTTACCTTGAGAAACTGACCAAACCTGTTGAGCTGATTGCTACGCTGGATGACAGCGCTAAATCGGCAGAAATCAAGGAACTGCTGACTGAAATTGCTGAACTGTCAGAAAAAGTCACCTTTAAAGAAGACAATACTCTGGCGGTACGTAAGCCATCGTTCCTGATTACCAATCCCGGTTCTCACCAGGGGCCGCGCTTTGCCGGTTCTCCGCTGGGCCATGAGTTTACCTCGCTGGTACTGGCGCTATTGTGGACTGGCGGTCATCCGTCAAAAGAGGCGCAGGCGCTGCTGGAGCAGATCCGCGATCTCGACGGTGATTTTGAATTTGAAACCTATTATTCGCTCTCCTGCCATAACTGTCCGGATGTGGTACAGGCGCTGAACCTGATGTCGGTATTGAACCCACGCATCAAGCATACGGCGATTGACGGTGGTACATTCCAGAACGAAATCACCGATCGCAATGTGATGGGCGTTCCGGCGGTATATATGAACGGCAAAGAGTTCGGCCAGGGTCGTATGACGCTGACTGAGATTGTCGCGAAAGTGGATACTGGCGCAGAAAAACGTGCGGCCGAAGAGCTGAATAAGCGAGATGCCTACGATGTGTTGATTGTTGGCTCCGGTCCTGCGGGAGCGGCTGCGGCGGTGTACTCTGCACGTAAAGGTATTCGCACCGGTCTGATGGGCGAACGCTTTGGCGGTCAGGTTCTTGATACCGTTGATATTGAAAACTACATCTCGGTACCGAAAACCGAAGGCCAGAAACTGGCGGGCGCGCTGAAAGCACACGTTGATGATTATGATGTTGATGTGATCGACAGCCAGAGCGCAAGCAAACTGGTTCCGGCGGCGCAGGAAGGTGGTTTGCACCAGATTGAAACGGCATCCGGCGCGGTGCTGAAAGCGCGCAGCATTATCATCGCCACCGGCGCGAAATGGCGCAACATGAACGTTCCGGGCGAAGATCAGTATCGCACCAAAGGCGTAACTTACTGCCCGCACTGCGACGGCCCGCTGTTTAAGGGTAAGCGCGTGGCGGTGATTGGCGGCGGTAACTCTGGTGTTGAAGCAGCTATTGACCTCGCAGGCATTGTTGAACATGTGACGTTGCTGGAGTTTGCTCCTGAAATGAAGGCTGATCAGGTGCTGCAGAATAAGCTTCGCAGCCTGAAAAACGTCGACATCATTCTGAATGCGCAAACGACAGAAGTGAAAGGCGATGGCAGCAAAGTCACTGGTCTGGAGTATCGCGACCGCGTGAGCGGCGATGTTCACAGCGTGGAACTGGCAGGTATCTTTGTACAGATTGGTCTGTTGCCAAACACCAACTGGCTGGAAGGTGCCGTTGAACGTAATCGCATGGGTGAAATCATCATCGATGCCAAATGTGAAACCAGCGTGAAGGGCGTTTTCGCCGCCGGTGACTGCACCACCGTACCGTATAAGCAGATCATCATCGCGACCGGTGAAGGCGCGAAGGCCTCGTTGAGTTCGTTTGATTATCTGATTCGCACGACAGTAGCATAA
- a CDS encoding 4Fe-4S dicluster domain-containing protein yields the protein MRRAFLVNSDKCIGCRGCAMACKSFNQLEPERFWRYVYPLDKEIYPHEERAFYSLACNHCENPACLAACPVEAYTKREDGVVVHNPERCIGCKNCIRNCPYGAPRFNEETKKAEKCSMCYERLDVGMQPACVNACPVGALTLIDLDADPIPDNAVQYPPGFPRMPQLNPGTRFILARQPKQPEGK from the coding sequence ATGAGACGCGCGTTTTTAGTTAATAGCGATAAGTGCATCGGCTGCCGTGGCTGTGCGATGGCGTGTAAAAGTTTTAACCAGCTGGAGCCAGAACGTTTCTGGCGCTATGTCTACCCGCTGGATAAAGAAATTTATCCGCATGAGGAGCGAGCGTTCTACTCGCTGGCCTGTAACCACTGCGAAAATCCGGCCTGCCTGGCAGCTTGTCCGGTAGAGGCGTACACCAAACGTGAGGATGGCGTTGTCGTGCATAACCCGGAACGTTGTATCGGATGCAAAAACTGTATCCGCAACTGTCCATACGGTGCGCCGCGCTTTAATGAAGAAACGAAAAAAGCGGAAAAATGCAGCATGTGCTACGAGCGTCTTGATGTTGGCATGCAGCCGGCGTGCGTGAATGCCTGTCCGGTAGGTGCGCTGACGCTTATTGACCTCGATGCCGATCCGATACCTGACAATGCGGTGCAGTATCCGCCGGGATTCCCGCGTATGCCGCAGCTTAATCCTGGCACGCGTTTTATCCTCGCGCGTCAACCGAAGCAACCGGAGGGCAAGTAA
- a CDS encoding dimethyl sulfoxide reductase anchor subunit: MEKYELPLVIFTVLSQMSVGITLILTLRALQGKLESKRLYWLVSGLILAAASVAAVLHLAHPDRAYNALINLQHAWLSREILGATLYGAAVGVTFLAKGHKVPAVLASVLGIALVAVQGMTYAAPAMVAIANGLTMLLFFITVWVMGCAAIPLLNLAPAVAALRQGIIVCMAVMIAAHVIWLSGGTIMQMTAHAWLTSPLYLASLVCLAVAFALSRQGERRAKALFVLLFVGVFLSRLTFFGDTVSTIVNIGHLY; encoded by the coding sequence ATGGAAAAGTATGAACTTCCTCTGGTTATTTTTACCGTCTTGAGCCAGATGTCGGTCGGTATAACGCTCATTCTGACGCTGCGCGCGTTGCAAGGAAAACTGGAAAGCAAACGCCTGTACTGGTTGGTTAGCGGGCTGATTCTGGCAGCGGCTTCCGTGGCGGCGGTATTGCACCTTGCGCATCCGGATCGCGCCTACAACGCCCTGATCAACCTGCAGCACGCCTGGCTCAGCCGTGAAATTCTCGGCGCAACGTTATACGGCGCGGCGGTGGGCGTGACGTTTTTGGCAAAAGGACATAAAGTGCCGGCGGTTCTGGCTTCTGTTCTCGGGATCGCACTGGTGGCGGTTCAGGGGATGACCTATGCCGCCCCGGCAATGGTGGCGATCGCCAACGGTCTGACAATGCTGCTGTTTTTCATTACGGTGTGGGTGATGGGCTGCGCGGCGATTCCGCTGCTTAACCTCGCGCCTGCCGTTGCCGCATTGCGCCAGGGAATTATTGTTTGTATGGCGGTCATGATTGCCGCGCATGTTATCTGGCTAAGCGGCGGCACTATCATGCAGATGACGGCGCATGCCTGGCTGACGTCGCCGCTTTATCTCGCAAGCCTGGTGTGTCTGGCGGTGGCCTTTGCGCTCAGCCGCCAGGGCGAGCGTCGTGCAAAAGCGCTCTTTGTCCTGCTGTTTGTTGGCGTATTCCTGAGTCGTCTGACGTTCTTTGGCGATACGGTCAGCACTATCGTCAATATCGGTCATTTGTACTGA
- the dsbG gene encoding thiol:disulfide interchange protein DsbG, whose protein sequence is MFKRTLLLTLLPAVVHAEELPAPVKAIEKQGITILKPFDAPGGMKGYLGKYQDMGVTIYVTPDGKHAISGYMYNEKGENLSNALIEKEIYAPAGREMWQRMEKAAWILDGKKEAPVIVYVFADPFCPYCKQFWQQARPWVDAGKVQLRTLLVGVIKPESPATAAAILAAKDPAKTWHDYEASGGKMKLEIPASVPAEQMKVLNINQKLMDDLGANVTPAIYYMSKDDTLQQEVGLPDKEKLNIIMGNK, encoded by the coding sequence ATGTTTAAACGTACCTTACTGTTAACCCTGCTCCCTGCCGTGGTGCATGCCGAAGAACTGCCTGCTCCCGTTAAAGCTATTGAGAAACAGGGTATTACTATCCTGAAACCCTTCGACGCGCCGGGAGGAATGAAAGGCTATCTGGGAAAATACCAGGACATGGGGGTCACTATCTATGTCACGCCTGACGGTAAACATGCCATCTCCGGCTACATGTATAACGAAAAAGGCGAAAATCTCAGCAATGCGCTAATCGAAAAAGAGATCTATGCTCCTGCGGGACGAGAGATGTGGCAGCGAATGGAAAAAGCAGCATGGATTCTGGACGGGAAAAAAGAGGCCCCGGTCATCGTCTACGTGTTTGCAGATCCTTTCTGTCCCTATTGCAAACAGTTCTGGCAGCAGGCGCGTCCGTGGGTGGACGCCGGTAAAGTTCAGTTGCGTACATTATTGGTTGGCGTAATTAAACCTGAAAGCCCGGCCACCGCCGCTGCAATTCTGGCAGCCAAAGATCCGGCCAAAACCTGGCATGACTATGAGGCATCCGGTGGGAAAATGAAGCTGGAAATCCCGGCTTCGGTCCCTGCGGAGCAAATGAAGGTACTGAATATCAACCAAAAGTTGATGGATGATTTGGGGGCCAACGTAACGCCGGCTATCTATTACATGAGTAAAGACGATACGTTACAACAGGAAGTAGGCTTACCG
- a CDS encoding alpha/beta hydrolase — protein sequence MSEYDKLTLKDGSYLHFKDWGSGQPIVFSHGWPLTADAFEDQMLFLGSKGFRVIAHDRRGHGRSAQPWDGHNMDQYADDLAELTAHLNLKDAVHVGHSTGGGEVARYIGRHGTQRVAKAVLIGAVTPIMIKTDFNPNGVPKEVFDGIREGVINDRAAFFYELTAAFYGYNRPGANESKAVRESFVEQGLQGSIKALYDCIHAFSETDLREDLKKMTIPTLVIHGDDDQIVPFETCGKVAAEILPDSQLKVYVGGSHGICTTHKQQINGDLLNFIQS from the coding sequence ATGAGCGAGTACGACAAACTTACCTTGAAAGACGGCAGCTATTTGCATTTTAAAGACTGGGGAAGTGGACAGCCTATCGTCTTCAGCCATGGTTGGCCGTTGACGGCAGATGCGTTTGAAGATCAGATGCTGTTCCTCGGGTCGAAAGGATTTCGTGTAATCGCCCATGACAGGCGCGGCCATGGGCGTTCGGCTCAACCCTGGGATGGCCACAATATGGATCAGTATGCTGACGATCTGGCTGAACTGACCGCGCATCTCAATCTTAAAGATGCTGTTCATGTCGGACACTCTACCGGCGGTGGGGAAGTGGCGCGCTACATAGGTCGCCATGGAACGCAGCGGGTGGCAAAAGCGGTGTTAATCGGCGCGGTGACGCCCATTATGATCAAGACCGACTTTAATCCAAATGGCGTGCCGAAAGAGGTGTTTGATGGCATCCGTGAAGGGGTGATAAACGATCGCGCTGCCTTTTTCTATGAACTGACCGCAGCATTCTATGGCTACAACCGCCCGGGTGCGAACGAGTCAAAAGCCGTTCGCGAAAGCTTTGTTGAACAGGGCTTACAAGGTTCCATCAAAGCGTTGTACGACTGTATTCACGCGTTTTCAGAAACCGACCTGCGTGAGGACCTCAAAAAAATGACCATTCCGACGCTGGTCATCCACGGTGATGACGATCAGATTGTCCCGTTTGAAACCTGCGGAAAGGTCGCGGCGGAAATACTGCCGGACTCGCAGCTGAAGGTGTATGTCGGCGGCTCGCATGGTATTTGCACCACCCATAAACAACAGATCAACGGCGATCTGCTCAACTTTATTCAATCGTAA
- a CDS encoding molybdopterin-dependent oxidoreductase has translation MSNEPGILNRRSFLKGLIALGTVAALPGGLLTSRCALAQPPIPFNPKTYKISRNACPRNCYDTCSLKTWVKDDVITFVEGAPESTFTHGTPCVKGLTYPRRVYSPDRIKYPMIQDVRGSGNWRRISWDEAMQRIATKMLEIKKKDGSMLGLALSKYSGNLGVMGYAVEGMMSSLGYTTRFAGTPCWPAGIDAQNYDMGDMWCNDPEDFVKAKYIIIWGANPAWCSMHTMKYIYQAREKGAKVVVIDPLLTQTAAKADLYLRVRPGSDGALALGMARHLVDKGLVDQNFVTHYSHGYPEFEAYLRNSVTVEWAAEICGLSADVIRQLAEEFTAVNPATVWIGYGMQRHVNGGANVRAIDAFVAMTGNIGIEGGGARYGHLQTWGYNYHGMMQKPPAGSVGMKGAGGPVGEFVSDSGEKSEYSDRALNINQTAQGILDASEPPVRMLWVASKNPFAQDFDRNKMIKAFDKLEMVVCVDQFFNETVQHADIVLPVTTTFEQWDVSSSYWHYWLSVNEPAIKPLYECKSDPEIAALLSKTINKLEPGSCTFPQEFDAKRWLDQEFNEGMGKQFGIAGWNDLLEGPRKAKMVSSAAWFDRKFKTPSGKYEFKSERCAENGHTALPEYKAGAQGALPFHLFTPHLQYGLHSQFVNLDWMQVFWPEPFVYIHPLAAQKKGITEGAHVKVFNEAGHVELRAKITTNVPEDFLVMYESWFNKLSYNVQNVVKDTPADMGKMATGAPGAAIHSQFVDITLSGNEGAAA, from the coding sequence ATGAGTAATGAACCGGGAATTCTGAACAGACGTTCATTTTTGAAAGGCTTAATTGCCCTTGGAACAGTGGCTGCCCTGCCAGGGGGATTGCTGACTTCACGCTGCGCATTGGCGCAACCGCCCATTCCGTTTAACCCCAAAACCTACAAAATTTCTCGCAACGCCTGTCCGCGTAACTGCTATGACACCTGTAGCCTGAAAACCTGGGTCAAGGATGACGTTATCACCTTTGTGGAAGGCGCGCCTGAGTCAACGTTTACGCACGGAACACCGTGTGTAAAAGGTCTGACTTATCCTCGCCGGGTATATAGCCCGGATCGCATTAAATATCCGATGATTCAGGATGTTCGTGGCAGCGGTAACTGGCGTCGTATCTCCTGGGACGAAGCAATGCAGCGCATTGCAACCAAGATGCTGGAGATCAAAAAGAAAGACGGCTCAATGCTTGGGCTGGCGCTGTCAAAATACTCAGGCAATCTTGGGGTGATGGGCTATGCCGTTGAAGGGATGATGTCTTCGCTGGGTTACACCACCCGTTTTGCCGGGACGCCTTGCTGGCCAGCGGGTATCGATGCCCAGAACTACGACATGGGCGACATGTGGTGTAACGACCCGGAAGATTTTGTTAAAGCAAAATACATCATCATCTGGGGCGCTAACCCGGCATGGTGCTCTATGCACACCATGAAGTACATCTATCAGGCGCGGGAGAAAGGCGCAAAAGTGGTCGTTATCGATCCGCTGTTAACGCAAACCGCCGCGAAAGCCGATCTCTATTTACGTGTTCGTCCAGGCTCTGATGGCGCCCTGGCGCTGGGCATGGCGCGCCACCTGGTGGATAAAGGTTTGGTGGATCAGAATTTCGTCACTCACTATTCCCACGGATACCCGGAATTCGAAGCGTATCTACGCAACAGTGTGACCGTAGAGTGGGCTGCTGAAATTTGCGGTCTGTCGGCGGATGTGATTCGCCAGTTGGCGGAAGAGTTTACGGCGGTTAATCCTGCCACCGTGTGGATTGGCTACGGCATGCAGCGCCATGTTAACGGCGGCGCTAACGTACGTGCGATCGATGCCTTTGTGGCGATGACCGGCAATATTGGTATTGAGGGCGGCGGCGCTCGCTACGGCCATCTGCAGACATGGGGCTATAACTACCACGGAATGATGCAAAAGCCTCCTGCAGGTTCTGTCGGTATGAAAGGCGCTGGTGGTCCGGTGGGCGAGTTTGTTAGCGATAGCGGTGAGAAGAGCGAATACTCCGATCGTGCGCTGAACATCAACCAAACGGCGCAGGGGATCCTCGACGCCAGTGAACCACCGGTACGTATGCTGTGGGTGGCCTCTAAAAACCCATTTGCTCAGGATTTCGACCGCAACAAGATGATCAAAGCGTTTGATAAACTGGAAATGGTGGTTTGTGTCGACCAGTTCTTCAACGAAACCGTCCAGCATGCGGATATCGTGCTGCCCGTCACAACAACTTTTGAGCAATGGGATGTCTCTTCGTCCTATTGGCACTATTGGTTATCCGTCAACGAACCGGCTATTAAACCGCTGTATGAGTGCAAGAGCGATCCTGAAATAGCGGCGCTGTTGTCCAAAACCATCAATAAACTGGAACCCGGTTCATGTACCTTCCCGCAGGAGTTTGATGCTAAACGTTGGTTGGATCAGGAATTCAATGAGGGAATGGGCAAACAGTTCGGCATAGCGGGCTGGAATGACCTGCTGGAAGGACCCCGCAAAGCAAAAATGGTCAGCAGCGCGGCCTGGTTCGATCGCAAATTCAAAACGCCGTCAGGCAAGTATGAGTTTAAATCAGAACGCTGCGCGGAAAACGGTCACACGGCTTTGCCTGAATATAAAGCGGGTGCGCAGGGAGCGCTGCCGTTCCACCTGTTTACACCTCACCTGCAGTACGGTCTGCACTCGCAGTTTGTCAATCTGGACTGGATGCAGGTTTTTTGGCCAGAACCCTTTGTCTATATCCACCCGCTTGCTGCGCAGAAAAAGGGCATCACAGAGGGCGCTCACGTCAAAGTTTTCAACGAGGCGGGTCATGTTGAGCTGCGCGCCAAAATCACCACCAACGTGCCGGAAGATTTTCTTGTGATGTACGAGTCCTGGTTCAATAAGCTTAGTTACAACGTACAGAATGTGGTTAAAGATACGCCAGCCGATATGGGGAAAATGGCGACAGGCGCACCTGGTGCGGCCATTCACAGTCAATTTGTAGATATTACTCTGTCAGGAAATGAAGGAGCAGCGGCATGA
- a CDS encoding molecular chaperone TorD family protein, giving the protein MGEIYETLTIFESTGLLLRDFFISHDSHTLKAAYSALDTNASLLTEQEWLEAEYDFNALFVGPQTLKAAPFASVYLEEDALVMGKSTLSMREFMANIGLSISHVNNIPDDHISCVLELAVLLSANARTSAEYQVALTRYVSEYIAIWVPEYIEKININAQTATLKTVAERLSSWLDELNTRVSI; this is encoded by the coding sequence ATGGGTGAAATATATGAAACCCTGACGATCTTTGAATCGACAGGGTTGTTGTTGCGTGATTTTTTTATTTCTCACGATAGTCACACGCTGAAAGCGGCTTATTCAGCTTTGGATACAAATGCCTCGCTGCTAACAGAGCAGGAGTGGCTGGAAGCGGAGTATGACTTCAATGCGCTATTTGTCGGGCCGCAGACGCTAAAGGCCGCGCCATTCGCTTCGGTTTATCTCGAAGAAGATGCCCTCGTAATGGGTAAATCAACGCTGAGCATGCGGGAATTTATGGCAAACATAGGTTTGTCTATAAGTCATGTAAATAACATTCCGGATGATCATATTTCCTGTGTATTGGAATTAGCGGTTTTATTATCGGCTAATGCCAGAACATCAGCAGAATACCAGGTCGCCCTTACTCGATATGTAAGCGAGTATATAGCGATATGGGTGCCCGAGTATATAGAAAAAATAAATATAAATGCACAGACCGCCACGCTGAAAACCGTCGCGGAAAGGTTGTCTTCTTGGCTTGATGAATTAAACACGAGAGTATCAATATGA